One region of Termitidicoccus mucosus genomic DNA includes:
- a CDS encoding class I SAM-dependent methyltransferase, with protein sequence MNYLEKQVQTARMRVAETYISGLGIEVGAGSRPFPLPPSARAAQGDIRNKSGLASYFSTTDVVTPDFIDAQTFAGVRDSSLDFVISAHVIEHLRDPVGAIVHAIRVLHPGGVFILVVPDRCHTFDKRRPNTTVRHVLADFSDGGESTTKDAYREHLTYVHPHLTGEILSEEEIERQASWNATHWREFDIHFHAWDRVAFEDMLAPITRLAPFRVIHVESVVNENIFVLRRRRIFLGITL encoded by the coding sequence ATGAACTATTTGGAAAAACAGGTTCAGACAGCACGAATGCGGGTGGCCGAAACTTATATCTCGGGCCTAGGGATAGAGGTCGGCGCGGGTTCACGCCCATTCCCATTGCCTCCGTCCGCACGCGCGGCCCAAGGTGATATTCGGAATAAGAGCGGACTTGCATCCTACTTCTCAACTACTGACGTCGTGACACCGGATTTTATTGATGCGCAAACATTCGCTGGTGTTCGCGACAGCAGCTTGGATTTTGTAATTTCTGCGCATGTTATCGAACATCTTCGCGATCCTGTTGGTGCTATCGTGCATGCCATTAGAGTATTGCACCCGGGAGGCGTCTTCATCCTCGTCGTTCCTGATCGATGCCATACCTTTGATAAAAGACGACCGAATACCACTGTCAGGCATGTGCTTGCTGATTTTAGTGACGGAGGGGAGTCAACGACAAAGGATGCATATCGAGAGCACCTCACTTATGTTCATCCGCACCTGACTGGTGAGATTCTTTCGGAAGAAGAAATCGAACGTCAAGCAAGCTGGAATGCGACTCATTGGAGGGAATTTGACATTCATTTCCACGCTTGGGACCGGGTTGCTTTTGAAGACATGCTGGCACCTATTACGCGCCTTGCTCCGTTTCGTGTCATACATGTGGAAAGCGTAGTCAATGAGAACATCTTTGTGCTGCGGCGTCGGCGCATATTTTTAGGCATAACGTTGTGA
- a CDS encoding NAD-dependent epimerase/dehydratase family protein, which produces MKTLLVTGSSGLIGSEVCAYFSRELGYAVHGVDNNQRAVFFGPQGDTRWNQARLARELPGFRHHELDIRDRAGVLALVRELRPSVIVHTAAQPSHDRAAAIPFDDFDTNAGGTLNLLEAARQACPESPFIHMSTNKVYGDAPNRIALAELDTRWDYADPACAHGIAETFTIDQSKHSLFGASKVAADIMVQEYGRYFNLPACALRGGCLTGPNHSGVELHGFLSYLVKCNLEDREYRVFGYKGKQVRDNIHSLDVARFMAAFAAAPRAGEVYNIGGGKANSCSILEAFALVEKHSGRKQIHTYVEQNRAGDHICYYSDLRKMRAHYPAWDISVSLDETIRQIVEAHRARL; this is translated from the coding sequence ATGAAGACTCTGCTCGTTACCGGCTCATCCGGACTCATCGGCTCCGAAGTCTGCGCCTATTTTTCACGTGAACTTGGTTATGCCGTCCACGGCGTGGACAACAACCAGCGCGCCGTTTTTTTCGGCCCGCAAGGCGACACGCGCTGGAACCAGGCGCGGCTGGCGCGCGAGCTGCCCGGTTTCCGGCATCATGAGCTGGACATCCGCGACCGGGCCGGCGTGCTGGCGCTGGTGCGGGAGCTTCGCCCCTCGGTCATCGTGCACACCGCCGCGCAGCCCTCGCACGACCGCGCCGCGGCGATTCCCTTCGACGACTTCGACACCAACGCCGGGGGCACGCTCAACCTGCTGGAGGCGGCGCGCCAAGCCTGCCCCGAGTCGCCCTTCATCCACATGTCCACCAACAAGGTTTACGGCGACGCGCCCAACCGCATCGCGCTCGCCGAGCTGGACACGCGCTGGGACTACGCCGATCCGGCCTGCGCGCACGGCATCGCCGAGACCTTCACCATCGATCAGTCGAAGCACTCGCTCTTCGGCGCCTCGAAGGTCGCCGCCGACATCATGGTGCAGGAATACGGCCGCTACTTCAACCTGCCCGCCTGCGCCCTGCGCGGCGGCTGCCTGACCGGCCCCAACCACTCAGGCGTCGAACTGCACGGCTTCCTCTCCTACCTCGTGAAGTGCAATCTCGAGGACCGCGAGTATCGGGTCTTTGGATACAAGGGCAAGCAGGTGCGCGACAACATCCACTCGCTCGACGTGGCCCGCTTCATGGCCGCCTTTGCCGCCGCGCCCCGGGCCGGCGAGGTTTACAACATCGGCGGCGGCAAGGCCAACTCATGCTCCATCCTCGAAGCCTTCGCGCTGGTGGAAAAGCACAGCGGCAGAAAACAAATCCACACCTACGTGGAGCAAAACCGCGCCGGCGACCACATCTGCTACTACAGCGACCTGCGCAAGATGCGCGCCCACTATCCCGCGTGGGACATTTCCGTCTCCCTCGACGAGACCATCCGCCAGATCGTCGAGGCCCATCGCGCGCGCCTATGA
- a CDS encoding NAD-dependent epimerase/dehydratase family protein: MKTTVLISGICGFVGATLARELARRGCSVSGFDNFIRPGSETNRAALKALGIKIVHADLRAASDIDALPAAEWVIDAAANPSVLAGIDGQTSARQLVEHNLSGTINILEYCKRHRAGFVLLSTSRVYKIGPLAGLPVVVRADAFRPDDTQALPSGLTAAGVGESFSTTAPVSLYGATKLASEVLALEYGETFGFPVYINRCGVLAGAGQFGRPDQGIFAYWINSHLRRWPLRYIGFDGQGHQVRDCLHPRDLVPLLEKQFAAPAMPAEDRILNVSGGAASAMSLRQLTGWCDRRFGPRPVVSDPKPRPFDIPWIVLDSSKADRLWSWRPAIPAQDILDEIAEHAQRHPGWLELSAPP, translated from the coding sequence ATGAAAACGACCGTCCTCATCTCCGGCATCTGCGGCTTTGTCGGCGCCACGCTCGCCCGCGAACTAGCGAGGCGCGGTTGTTCCGTCAGCGGTTTCGACAATTTCATCCGTCCCGGCAGCGAAACCAACCGCGCCGCGCTCAAGGCACTGGGCATAAAAATCGTCCATGCCGACCTGCGCGCGGCCAGCGACATCGACGCGCTGCCTGCCGCCGAGTGGGTCATCGACGCGGCGGCCAACCCCAGCGTGCTGGCCGGCATCGACGGCCAGACCAGCGCGCGCCAACTCGTCGAGCACAACCTCTCCGGCACCATCAATATCCTCGAGTACTGCAAACGCCACCGCGCCGGCTTCGTCCTGCTGAGCACCAGCCGGGTCTATAAAATCGGGCCGCTCGCCGGCCTACCCGTGGTCGTACGCGCTGACGCCTTCCGCCCCGATGACACACAGGCGCTGCCCTCCGGGCTGACCGCGGCCGGCGTTGGCGAAAGCTTTTCGACCACCGCGCCGGTTTCCCTTTACGGGGCGACCAAACTCGCCAGCGAGGTGCTTGCGCTGGAATACGGCGAGACCTTTGGCTTCCCCGTTTATATCAACCGTTGCGGAGTCCTTGCCGGGGCGGGCCAGTTTGGGCGGCCCGACCAGGGCATCTTTGCCTACTGGATCAACAGCCACCTGCGTCGCTGGCCCCTGCGTTACATCGGTTTCGACGGACAAGGCCATCAGGTGCGCGACTGCCTGCATCCGCGCGATCTGGTCCCGCTGCTCGAAAAGCAGTTTGCCGCGCCCGCCATGCCCGCCGAGGACCGCATCCTTAATGTCAGCGGAGGCGCGGCCTCCGCCATGTCGCTGCGCCAGCTCACCGGCTGGTGCGACCGGCGTTTCGGCCCGCGTCCCGTCGTTTCCGACCCGAAGCCGCGCCCCTTTGACATTCCCTGGATAGTGCTCGACTCCTCCAAGGCGGACCGGCTCTGGAGCTGGAGGCCGGCGATCCCGGCGCAGGACATCCTCGACGAAATCGCCGAGCATGCCCAAAGGCATCCCGGCTGGCTCGAACTCTCCGCACCGCCTTAA
- a CDS encoding class I SAM-dependent methyltransferase, translating to MTTNTTPEDLQSLYARRFDSMREYRNRVWHILIDCFFRNHIPAEGSVMDLGCGYGEFINNIAAGEKFGMDLNPNASRHLNPDVKLFEQDCSTPWPLADCSLDAVFTSNFFEHLPDKSTLQRTLKEVHRCLKPGGRLMAIGPNIRCLPGAYWDFWDHYLPLTELSLAEGLQSLGFEIALQKARFLPYTMARGMQIPGFLIGLYLRMPLFWPIFGKQFLVMALKK from the coding sequence ATGACTACGAACACCACTCCCGAAGATTTGCAGAGCCTCTATGCCAGGCGTTTTGATTCGATGCGCGAGTATCGAAATCGAGTTTGGCACATACTCATCGATTGCTTTTTTCGGAACCATATACCTGCCGAGGGCTCTGTGATGGATCTGGGCTGTGGTTATGGCGAGTTCATCAACAATATCGCCGCAGGCGAAAAGTTTGGCATGGACCTGAATCCCAACGCCAGCCGCCACCTTAATCCCGACGTAAAATTATTCGAACAAGACTGCTCCACGCCCTGGCCGCTGGCGGATTGTTCGTTGGATGCCGTGTTTACCAGCAACTTCTTTGAGCATTTGCCGGATAAGAGCACGCTGCAACGCACGCTCAAGGAGGTCCATCGCTGTCTGAAACCAGGCGGGCGTTTAATGGCAATTGGGCCGAACATCCGCTGCCTGCCCGGTGCTTATTGGGACTTCTGGGATCATTATCTGCCGCTGACGGAACTGTCGCTGGCCGAGGGGCTGCAAAGCCTTGGATTTGAAATTGCCCTCCAGAAAGCCCGTTTTCTTCCATATACCATGGCCCGGGGGATGCAGATTCCCGGCTTCTTGATCGGATTGTATCTGCGCATGCCGTTGTTCTGGCCGATTTTTGGGAAACAATTCCTCGTGATGGCCCTGAAAAAATGA
- a CDS encoding glycosyltransferase family 2 protein, whose translation MNPPAKPLALYSVIIPARDEEESLPSTLRDIHATFAGAGIPHELVVVDDGSRDGTWTILEKLRNEIPALAPVKNPGPHGFGRAIIYGLDHSRGDAVVIMMADASDPPADAVKYWNLLNAGWDCVFGSRFIKGGKVIDYPRIKLWINRLANFFVRIGFNIRLNDTTNAFKAYRRAVIDGCRPLIAPHFNLTVEIPLKAIVRGFTWTVIPISWQNRKHGVAKLKIKEMGSRYFFICAYVWLEKYFSRGDYKRQT comes from the coding sequence ATGAATCCGCCTGCCAAACCCCTTGCGCTCTACTCCGTCATCATCCCCGCCCGGGACGAGGAGGAGTCGCTTCCGTCCACCCTGCGCGATATCCACGCCACGTTTGCCGGGGCGGGAATCCCCCATGAACTGGTGGTGGTTGACGACGGCAGTCGCGACGGCACCTGGACGATTCTGGAAAAATTAAGAAACGAGATACCCGCGCTTGCGCCGGTCAAGAATCCCGGTCCGCATGGCTTTGGACGCGCCATCATCTACGGCCTGGACCACAGCCGGGGGGACGCGGTGGTCATCATGATGGCCGACGCCTCCGACCCCCCGGCCGACGCGGTCAAATACTGGAACCTGCTCAACGCCGGCTGGGACTGCGTCTTCGGCAGCCGTTTTATTAAGGGTGGGAAAGTAATTGATTATCCCCGCATAAAGCTCTGGATCAACCGGCTGGCCAATTTTTTCGTGCGCATCGGCTTTAACATAAGGCTCAACGACACGACCAACGCATTCAAGGCCTACCGCCGCGCGGTGATCGACGGCTGCCGGCCGTTGATCGCGCCGCACTTCAACCTGACGGTGGAAATCCCGCTGAAGGCGATCGTGCGCGGCTTCACCTGGACGGTGATCCCCATATCATGGCAAAACCGCAAGCACGGCGTGGCCAAGCTCAAGATCAAGGAGATGGGCAGCCGCTACTTCTTCATCTGCGCCTACGTCTGGCTCGAAAAATACTTCAGCAGGGGTGATTATAAACGGCAGACATGA
- a CDS encoding glycosyltransferase family 2 protein, which yields MRVSIITAVYNKLECSRKFHVSLTKYPPACDWSLLWIDNGSTDGTREWLKSLSPNRNHVVFNDQNLGYAAGNNIGANISGGDVLILLNNDLILTANWLDPLSHSLKSIERAGIIGNIQLQPATGRIDHAGVCYDLIGRPDHYLKGRRLSAARGPGRFSNAVTAACCMIRRDLFLSVGGFDERFRNGCEDVDLCLRLGQKGYRHWVDYRSVVYHHVSASPGRKDHDLQNQALFLQRWGHLTSKWGQKDWPGNYLSKHLHNPTRLNGTKTLDAILRLLRLKHGDSKWAAQMRQRIMAAASPPV from the coding sequence ATGAGAGTTTCGATCATCACCGCAGTTTATAACAAGCTGGAATGTTCAAGGAAATTCCATGTGAGCCTGACCAAGTATCCACCAGCATGCGACTGGTCATTACTATGGATTGATAATGGCAGCACCGATGGGACGCGCGAGTGGCTGAAAAGCCTTTCACCAAACAGAAACCACGTTGTTTTTAACGATCAAAATCTTGGATATGCGGCTGGCAATAATATTGGAGCGAACATATCAGGAGGTGACGTTTTGATCTTATTAAATAATGATTTGATTTTAACTGCTAACTGGCTTGACCCATTGTCTCATTCATTAAAATCCATTGAGCGAGCGGGAATAATCGGGAACATCCAGTTGCAGCCTGCAACGGGGCGGATTGATCATGCGGGGGTTTGCTATGATTTGATCGGTCGACCCGACCATTATCTCAAGGGACGCCGTCTGTCGGCGGCGCGCGGGCCGGGGCGGTTTTCCAACGCCGTCACCGCCGCCTGCTGCATGATTCGCCGGGATTTATTTTTATCGGTCGGCGGTTTCGACGAGCGTTTCCGCAATGGGTGCGAGGATGTGGATCTGTGCCTGCGACTCGGGCAGAAGGGCTACCGGCATTGGGTGGATTACCGGAGCGTGGTTTATCATCATGTGAGTGCCAGTCCGGGGAGGAAGGACCACGATTTGCAGAATCAGGCGTTGTTCCTGCAACGCTGGGGGCATCTCACCTCCAAATGGGGGCAGAAAGACTGGCCTGGCAATTATTTGTCCAAACACCTGCATAACCCGACCCGGCTAAACGGCACAAAGACACTGGATGCGATCTTGCGTCTGCTCCGGCTCAAGCACGGCGATTCCAAATGGGCCGCCCAAATGCGTCAGCGCATCATGGCAGCGGCTTCGCCGCCAGTTTAA
- a CDS encoding GtrA family protein, with protein MLNLRLIKFLLVGVLNTLVGYGLFCFFVFTGLHYSFAVLIATILGVLFNFQSTRKLVFNDRHGCGLPTLSLYPQLWHSLPCEYSRSKIIPQPRPEQLSGGVHRTPSSCIPQLLLAVTFSFH; from the coding sequence ATGCTGAACCTGCGCCTGATAAAATTTCTTTTGGTCGGGGTGCTGAACACACTCGTGGGCTATGGGTTGTTCTGCTTCTTTGTGTTTACGGGGCTGCACTACAGTTTTGCCGTCCTTATCGCCACCATTCTTGGGGTGCTTTTCAACTTCCAATCCACCCGCAAACTGGTTTTTAATGACCGGCATGGTTGCGGCCTGCCCACCCTCTCTCTTTATCCTCAGCTATGGCATAGTCTACCTTGTGAATATTCTCGTAGTAAAATCATTCCTCAGCCTCGGCCTGAACAGCTATCAGGCGGGGTTCATCGCACTCCTTCCAGTTGCATTCCTCAGCTACTTCTTGCAGTCACGTTTAGTTTTCATTAA
- the rfbF gene encoding glucose-1-phosphate cytidylyltransferase: MKAVILAGGLGTRISEETHLKPKPMVEIGGKPLLWHVLKIYSAHGINDFVICAGYKGYIIKEYFANYFLHMSDVTFDMTRNRMEVHHQRSEPWRVTIVDTGEATATGGRLRRVREYLGNETFCFTYGDGVGDVDITKLVAFHKAERRQATLTGVQPPGRYGALGIRGNRIESFQEKPLGEGGGWINGGFFVLEPSVIELIVGDEIMWERQPLEHLAAAGQLSVYKHSGFWQPMDTLREKNLLEELWTSDKAPWKMWE; the protein is encoded by the coding sequence ATGAAAGCAGTCATCCTCGCAGGCGGCCTAGGCACGCGAATCAGTGAAGAAACCCATCTGAAGCCGAAACCCATGGTGGAGATAGGTGGAAAACCGCTCCTCTGGCACGTGCTCAAGATATATTCCGCCCATGGCATCAACGATTTTGTAATCTGTGCGGGTTACAAGGGCTACATCATCAAAGAGTATTTCGCCAATTATTTCCTGCACATGTCGGACGTGACCTTCGACATGACGCGCAACCGCATGGAGGTGCATCACCAACGCTCGGAACCATGGCGGGTCACCATTGTGGACACCGGCGAGGCCACTGCGACAGGAGGACGCTTAAGGCGGGTCCGCGAGTACCTCGGCAACGAAACTTTCTGTTTCACATACGGCGACGGAGTCGGCGATGTCGATATCACCAAACTTGTTGCCTTCCATAAAGCTGAGAGGCGGCAAGCCACGCTCACCGGAGTGCAACCTCCCGGCCGCTACGGAGCGCTCGGCATTCGCGGCAACCGTATCGAGAGTTTCCAAGAAAAACCCCTGGGTGAAGGCGGAGGTTGGATCAACGGTGGTTTTTTTGTGCTCGAGCCCTCTGTGATTGAACTGATTGTCGGCGACGAAATCATGTGGGAACGCCAACCTCTCGAACACTTGGCGGCGGCCGGACAGCTTTCCGTCTATAAACATTCGGGCTTCTGGCAGCCGATGGACACCTTGCGCGAAAAAAATCTGCTCGAAGAGCTATGGACATCGGACAAAGCTCCGTGGAAGATGTGGGAGTAA
- the rfbG gene encoding CDP-glucose 4,6-dehydratase, whose translation MSFANTYRGKRVLLTGHTGFKGSWLAEWLVLLGAEVTGFALPPPTTPSLFDQLGLSKRLRHIEGDVRDLAAVRATVEIVMPDFVFHLAAQPLVRQSYKQPVETYATNVMGTVNALEAIRLAGRPCAVVAITTDKCYENKEWVYSYREEDPMGGYDPYSSSKGAAELVIAAYRRSYFLSPDSSVKLASARAGNVIGGGDWAVDRIMPDCIRALRRGDTIPVRNKIATRPWQHVLEPLSGYLWLGACMVNPRLTPYAAHLTSAFNFGPSLASNRTVAELVQEVLKHWPGRWEDQSDPKAVHEARLLNLATDKAHHFLNWSPIWSFADTIGHTVAWYKKAEAVGTDIHALTTSQINAYSTAARVAGITWAT comes from the coding sequence ATGTCCTTCGCCAATACCTACCGAGGCAAAAGGGTCTTGCTCACTGGCCATACCGGATTCAAGGGTTCTTGGCTCGCCGAGTGGCTGGTTCTCCTCGGTGCCGAGGTTACTGGCTTCGCGCTGCCGCCTCCGACCACACCTTCGCTGTTCGACCAACTCGGGCTATCCAAACGTCTGCGCCATATCGAAGGCGACGTGCGCGACCTCGCTGCGGTGCGCGCCACGGTGGAGATAGTCATGCCTGACTTCGTTTTTCACTTGGCTGCACAGCCATTGGTGCGCCAATCCTACAAACAGCCGGTCGAAACCTACGCGACCAATGTCATGGGCACGGTCAATGCGCTTGAGGCGATTCGCCTTGCCGGGCGCCCGTGTGCAGTTGTGGCGATTACCACTGACAAATGCTACGAAAACAAGGAATGGGTATACAGTTACCGCGAAGAAGACCCGATGGGCGGCTACGATCCTTACAGTTCCTCGAAAGGCGCGGCCGAGCTCGTGATCGCGGCCTATCGCCGCTCGTATTTTCTCTCCCCCGACTCGTCTGTGAAGCTTGCCTCGGCCCGGGCAGGCAACGTTATCGGCGGCGGTGATTGGGCGGTGGATCGCATTATGCCCGACTGCATCCGCGCGCTGCGCCGTGGCGACACAATCCCGGTGCGCAACAAAATCGCCACGCGACCGTGGCAACACGTGCTTGAGCCGCTCTCCGGCTACCTCTGGCTTGGTGCCTGCATGGTCAACCCGAGGCTTACGCCTTATGCCGCCCACTTGACTTCCGCCTTCAACTTCGGCCCCTCGCTTGCTTCCAACCGCACCGTCGCCGAACTTGTCCAGGAAGTCCTCAAACACTGGCCTGGGAGGTGGGAGGACCAGAGTGACCCGAAAGCCGTCCACGAAGCTAGGCTGCTCAACCTCGCCACCGATAAAGCTCATCATTTTCTCAACTGGTCGCCCATTTGGTCCTTTGCTGACACGATCGGCCACACCGTCGCTTGGTATAAAAAAGCAGAGGCTGTGGGCACCGACATCCACGCCCTTACCACCTCGCAGATCAACGCCTATTCCACGGCCGCTCGCGTGGCGGGCATCACTTGGGCCACCTAA
- the rfbH gene encoding lipopolysaccharide biosynthesis protein RfbH has translation MTDPSEIKAKIIRLTRQYSTLMHKAQRPGNDAAHAPWSPGQTIPYAGRVFEEDEVEAAVGATLDFWLTLGPEGESFEKELAAFLGIKHSLLVNSGSSANLVAFAALTTHKLPSHKRIRPGDEVITVAAGFPTTVAPIIQSGAVAVFVDNDPVTGNIRAGQLEAAYVPGKTKAVMIAHALGNPFDLGTVLEFCRKYDLWLIEDNCDALGCAYSMPITRAKELGITENSPGIPSDGVCITRYTGTWGDISTQSFYPPHHLTMGEGGAVNITSRSPLKNYAESFRDWGRDCWCASGKDDTCKKRFGWQLGELPNGYDHKYIYSHLGYNLKPLDPQAAIGRRQLKKLPAFIEARKQNWETLRSGLADLEEVFEFTLPTHATRWIPPSERKLPRSAFPTSFQWDSTGCRTDASWFGFMLRVKPSAPFTHTDLARHLGEKRIGTRMLFGGNLLRQPAFVQLKKDRPQALRVTGGLTGADEIMNRALFLGTYPGLTTAMLDYEIETIRNFVRKY, from the coding sequence ATGACCGACCCTTCGGAAATTAAAGCTAAGATCATCCGCCTCACTCGCCAATATTCTACCCTCATGCACAAGGCCCAACGCCCCGGCAACGATGCCGCGCACGCGCCTTGGTCCCCCGGTCAAACCATCCCCTACGCGGGGCGTGTGTTCGAGGAGGATGAAGTCGAAGCTGCCGTCGGGGCCACGCTCGATTTCTGGCTCACCCTTGGACCCGAGGGCGAATCTTTCGAGAAAGAGTTGGCCGCGTTCCTCGGCATCAAGCACAGCCTCTTGGTCAACTCTGGCTCTTCGGCCAATCTGGTCGCATTCGCCGCTCTCACCACCCACAAGCTTCCCTCTCACAAGCGCATCCGGCCCGGCGACGAAGTCATCACCGTGGCCGCTGGCTTTCCGACCACCGTTGCCCCCATTATCCAATCCGGCGCGGTTGCAGTGTTCGTGGATAACGATCCGGTCACCGGCAATATCCGTGCCGGGCAGCTCGAAGCCGCCTACGTTCCCGGCAAGACCAAGGCCGTGATGATCGCCCATGCGCTGGGCAATCCCTTCGATCTCGGTACCGTGCTTGAGTTTTGCCGCAAATACGACTTGTGGTTGATCGAAGACAACTGCGACGCTCTCGGTTGCGCCTACTCGATGCCGATCACCCGTGCGAAGGAGCTCGGTATCACCGAAAACTCTCCCGGCATCCCCTCTGACGGTGTGTGCATCACTCGCTACACTGGCACTTGGGGCGACATCTCCACGCAGTCCTTCTATCCTCCACATCACCTCACGATGGGCGAAGGCGGCGCAGTCAACATCACCAGCCGTTCCCCACTCAAGAACTACGCGGAGAGCTTCCGCGATTGGGGTCGCGATTGCTGGTGCGCCTCCGGCAAGGACGATACCTGCAAAAAACGCTTCGGTTGGCAACTCGGCGAACTCCCAAATGGTTACGATCACAAATACATCTACAGTCACCTCGGCTACAACCTAAAGCCGCTCGACCCACAGGCCGCGATTGGCCGCAGGCAATTGAAAAAGCTTCCTGCCTTCATCGAAGCGCGCAAGCAAAACTGGGAAACCCTTCGCTCTGGCCTCGCTGACTTGGAGGAAGTGTTCGAGTTTACGCTGCCCACCCACGCCACGCGCTGGATACCACCTTCCGAACGCAAACTCCCACGCTCAGCTTTTCCCACATCCTTCCAGTGGGACTCCACCGGCTGTCGAACCGATGCCTCATGGTTCGGCTTCATGCTCCGAGTAAAGCCCTCCGCGCCCTTCACCCACACCGACCTCGCCCGCCACCTCGGCGAAAAAAGAATCGGCACACGTATGCTCTTTGGCGGCAACTTGCTTCGCCAGCCGGCATTCGTGCAACTCAAAAAAGACCGTCCGCAAGCGCTTCGTGTTACTGGCGGACTCACCGGCGCCGACGAAATCATGAACCGCGCGCTTTTCCTCGGCACCTATCCCGGGCTCACGACTGCGATGCTGGATTACGAAATTGAAACGATTCGCAATTTTGTGAGAAAATACTGA